CACATAAGGGTAGAGTTTTTCGAGAAGGCGCGGCCGCAGGGTGGAGTCAGGCTGTCTTCCCCAGAAGTGACGAACCTTGGCTTCCTTGAAAATATTATATCCGCCAAAGATCTCGTCAGCTCCCTCCCCGGTCAGGACAACTTTGAAACGGTGCTCACGCACCAGTCGCGACAACAGGTACAGCGGCACCGGAGACGTGCGTAAAAGAGGCGTTTCGCAATGCCAGATGACCGCAGGCAGAGACTCCCGGATCTGATCGGATGACACAACAACGGAACAATGATCCGTTCCCAGATGCTTGACCAGCTGATCCTGAAAAACAGACTCATCAAACGCGGACTCCGCAAATCGCATGGAAAAGGTTTTGAGCCTGTTATTGAAATGCCGCGTGATAAGGGCCGTGACAATCGAGGAATCCAGGCCGCCGCTCAGATAGGCTCCCACGGGCACATCGGCCCGCAGACGCAGCCTCACCGCATCGGTGAGCAGCGCGTCGAGATGTTCCATGGCTTCGGTGAAACTGCCGTCCCACCTTTCGAATTTATTAAAATATGGCAGCGACCAATAGCGATGCTGGCTGACATGTCCGTCTCCGACAGTCATGTAGTGCCCGGGCAGAAGCTGTTGCACACCTTTGAACACAGTGCGGGGAGGCAGAGTTGTCCAGAAGGTGAAAATCTCGTCAAGCGCCCCTGGATCGATCTCGCGAGCAACTCCGGGGACAACGAACAGCGACTTTATTTCTGAAGCAAACGAAAACCGGCCGCCCTGTTCGCAGTAAAAAAGCGTACGGATGCCGAATCGGTCCCGGGCGAGAAACAATTCCCGCCTGCCGGCGTCCCAGATCGCCAATGCGAACTGCCCGTTGATTTTTTCCAGACAGGACGGTCCGTATTCTTCATACAGATGCAGCACAACTTCGGTATCGGTATCGGTTCTGAAACGATGGCCGGCCTTTACAAGCTCCTCTTTCAACTCGACATAATTAAAAGCCTCTCCGTTGTAGACGATCCAGAGGGAGCCGTCTTCGTTGCCGATCGGCTGCAGGCCCGAGGCAAGACCGATGATGCTGAGGCGGGCGTTGCCCATGGCAAAGTCCGGCGACCAATAGGCCCCGCAGGCGTCGGGTCCACGGTGCTGGATCATGGCCAGCATGCGCGGAACGAGCTGTTCGGACAGCGGATTGTGTTGCAACGTATTCAAAACACCCGCGATTCCACACATATAACCTGAAGTCTCCGATGGGATGGGAATCAACAAAATGCCGGCATTCCATGGTATTGGTGCCTCGGAAAAATATGCAAGGGCGTCGGCGACCCGTAGCTACCCGGCGCGGTAGCCCTCCAATGAGCCTTTCCGGACCCTTCTTTTGCTATGGCCCAGAAAATTGGTGCCGAGATACAATTCTTCAATTTTGAAACCCAGGCTGAGAAATCCGTTCAGCGCCGGGACATTTTCGTTTCGAATAAAAGTTTTACAGACCGATATCCCGCTATCCATGGCTTTTTTCAGCAAGAGATAGTTTACCGAGGAAAACACCCCTGTTTTTCGATATT
This portion of the Syntrophotalea acetylenica genome encodes:
- the asnB gene encoding asparagine synthase (glutamine-hydrolyzing) translates to MCGIAGVLNTLQHNPLSEQLVPRMLAMIQHRGPDACGAYWSPDFAMGNARLSIIGLASGLQPIGNEDGSLWIVYNGEAFNYVELKEELVKAGHRFRTDTDTEVVLHLYEEYGPSCLEKINGQFALAIWDAGRRELFLARDRFGIRTLFYCEQGGRFSFASEIKSLFVVPGVAREIDPGALDEIFTFWTTLPPRTVFKGVQQLLPGHYMTVGDGHVSQHRYWSLPYFNKFERWDGSFTEAMEHLDALLTDAVRLRLRADVPVGAYLSGGLDSSIVTALITRHFNNRLKTFSMRFAESAFDESVFQDQLVKHLGTDHCSVVVSSDQIRESLPAVIWHCETPLLRTSPVPLYLLSRLVREHRFKVVLTGEGADEIFGGYNIFKEAKVRHFWGRQPDSTLRPRLLEKLYPYVFTNPSRGRAFLYQFFATRPEDRSNLLFSHQLRWNNGRRNTALFSDTLRSCLDGCDSYERVAAGLPADFLQRELFSRTQTLEVGIFLSNYLLSSQGDRVAMANSLEIRLPFLDYRVVEFAARLPAHWKLHGLNEKYILKKTFGGLLPGSIAQRPKQPYRAPIREAFRNTVGDSWMAELLSEAAISRAGYFHPDRVAHLVSHFRKDPGVAAGENQNMALTGILTTQLTHQLFVEDFHGLQAAPATLKRLVREDGRHIQVSHPG